One Methanocaldococcus infernus ME DNA segment encodes these proteins:
- a CDS encoding CheR family methyltransferase, whose product MVTLVDSPEKLDPTEKLYYKRIVDFIKNVLKIDVSQYKPNYILRRLRVRLKATKCNSLKEYYEYLRTHKEEHEELAETLTVNVTEFWRDITVYKEIQKIIEGWVSDRTRRKIRIWSAGCSSGEEPYGIAIIVNEAMEKYKRKLLNVTIIGTDIDKEVLNKARRGVYHIKQLKNLPPNIIEKYFTKLNEEEYMIKPIVKKYVKFQYHDLIKDPPLKDMDMVLCRNVIIYFDKKVQEQIFLKFYEALNPGGFLVLGKTEILHGEAKKLFKTYNARERIYQKPVDAK is encoded by the coding sequence ATGGTTACTCTTGTAGATTCCCCTGAAAAGTTAGATCCAACTGAAAAATTGTATTATAAAAGGATTGTTGATTTTATAAAAAATGTGCTAAAGATAGATGTTAGTCAATATAAGCCTAACTATATCTTAAGAAGGTTGAGGGTTAGGTTAAAGGCTACTAAGTGTAACTCACTAAAAGAGTATTATGAATATTTAAGAACTCATAAAGAGGAGCATGAGGAACTTGCAGAGACTTTAACAGTTAATGTTACAGAGTTCTGGAGAGATATAACTGTTTATAAGGAAATTCAGAAGATTATAGAGGGATGGGTTTCTGACAGAACAAGAAGAAAAATAAGAATTTGGAGTGCTGGTTGTTCTTCTGGAGAGGAACCATATGGAATAGCTATTATAGTGAATGAAGCTATGGAGAAATATAAAAGGAAGCTATTAAATGTTACTATCATAGGAACAGATATAGATAAGGAAGTTTTAAATAAAGCAAGAAGAGGAGTTTATCACATAAAACAATTGAAAAATTTGCCTCCAAATATTATAGAGAAGTACTTTACTAAGCTCAATGAAGAGGAATACATGATAAAGCCAATAGTTAAGAAGTATGTTAAGTTTCAATATCATGACTTAATTAAGGATCCACCTTTAAAAGATATGGACATGGTTCTATGTAGAAATGTTATTATATACTTTGATAAAAAGGTTCAAGAGCAAATATTTTTAAAGTTCTATGAAGCTCTAAACCCTGGAGGCTTTTTAGTCTTAGGAAAAACTGAAATCTTACATGGAGAAGCTAAAAAATTATTTAAAACTTACAATGCAAGAGAGAGAATTTATCAGAAGCCAGTTGATGCTAAGTAA
- a CDS encoding ZPR1 zinc finger domain-containing protein, with protein MEESRLDCPVCKGKGTLKVINNKINIPYFGEVLETTMICENCGFRRCDIFPLEVREPSRYKLKVKGEKDLCKRVIRSSTGYIEIPELGVEITPGPLAEGFVSNVEGVLDRVDNILQTLIRWAETEEQKEKAEKLRERIEKVKKGEEEVTLVLTDPLGHSAIIGEGVEEEILDEEEAKKLRGDILIFEKKKEEK; from the coding sequence ATGGAAGAGTCAAGACTTGACTGCCCTGTTTGTAAAGGGAAAGGAACTTTAAAAGTCATAAATAATAAAATAAATATCCCTTACTTTGGAGAGGTTTTAGAAACCACTATGATTTGTGAAAACTGTGGATTTAGAAGATGTGACATCTTTCCCTTAGAAGTGAGGGAACCTTCAAGATATAAGTTAAAGGTTAAGGGAGAAAAAGATCTATGTAAGAGAGTTATAAGAAGCTCAACTGGTTATATTGAAATCCCTGAGCTTGGGGTAGAAATAACTCCTGGCCCATTAGCTGAGGGCTTTGTTAGTAATGTTGAAGGAGTTTTAGATAGAGTTGATAACATCTTACAAACTCTTATAAGATGGGCTGAAACTGAAGAACAGAAGGAGAAGGCTGAAAAGTTAAGGGAAAGGATAGAGAAGGTTAAGAAAGGGGAGGAAGAAGTTACATTAGTGTTAACAGATCCCCTTGGACACAGTGCTATTATTGGAGAGGGTGTAGAGGAAGAGATCTTAGATGAGGAAGAGGCTAAAAAATTGAGAGGAGACATTTTAATATTTGAAAAGAAAAAGGAGGAGAAATAA
- the tfrA gene encoding fumarate reductase (CoM/CoB) subunit TfrA — protein MITDILIIGGGGAALRAAIECRGVDVIIAVKGLLGKSGCTVMAEGGYNAVFHKEDSFKKHFYDTVKGGAFINNFRLVELLVKNAPKELINLEKFGSLFDRKGKFIAQRPFGGQSFPRTCYSGDRTGHEIIRGLLEYINKFERIKVLEEVMAIKLIVENNRCYGALFLDLINEKIFPIFAKATILATGGAGQLYPITSNPIQKTGDGFALAYNEGAELIDMEMVQFHPTGIVGKGILVTEAVRGEGGILLNKNKERFMERYDKERMELATRDVVARAIYREIQEGRGVNGGVYLDVSHLPSEVIEKRLETTLRQFLRLGIDIRKEPMLVSPTAHHFMGGLRIDEHCKTNIEGLFACGEVAGGVHGANRLGGNALADTQVFGAIAGRSALEFIEDEKIEKIYVDIELPSGEEKAEKYIEKVKKLMWNHVSIIRNEEGLKKALKEIESIDLENVGGNLQKYFELKNMITVSKLVIESALYRKESRGAHYREDYPETKEEWRGNIIIRENKIKFEKNNYDVEEYLKRL, from the coding sequence TTGATCACTGACATCTTAATCATAGGTGGAGGAGGAGCTGCTTTAAGGGCTGCTATTGAGTGTAGAGGAGTAGATGTTATAATAGCTGTTAAAGGCTTACTTGGAAAGAGTGGCTGTACTGTGATGGCTGAAGGTGGTTACAATGCTGTCTTCCATAAAGAAGATAGCTTCAAAAAACACTTTTATGACACTGTAAAGGGTGGAGCCTTTATAAACAATTTTAGATTAGTTGAGCTCTTGGTTAAGAATGCTCCAAAGGAGTTAATAAACTTAGAAAAGTTTGGCTCTCTATTTGACAGGAAAGGGAAGTTTATAGCTCAAAGACCATTTGGAGGCCAATCCTTCCCAAGAACTTGCTACTCTGGAGATAGGACAGGGCATGAGATTATTAGAGGTTTGTTAGAATATATAAATAAATTTGAGAGGATAAAGGTTTTAGAGGAGGTTATGGCCATCAAGTTGATAGTTGAAAATAATAGATGTTATGGAGCCTTATTTTTAGACTTAATTAATGAAAAAATTTTTCCAATTTTTGCTAAAGCCACAATCTTAGCCACAGGAGGAGCTGGACAACTATATCCAATAACTTCAAATCCAATACAAAAAACAGGAGATGGCTTTGCTTTGGCATATAATGAAGGAGCTGAGCTAATAGATATGGAGATGGTTCAATTTCACCCTACTGGAATAGTGGGGAAGGGAATATTGGTTACTGAAGCAGTTAGAGGAGAGGGAGGAATATTACTAAACAAAAATAAAGAGAGGTTCATGGAGAGATATGATAAAGAGAGAATGGAGTTAGCTACAAGGGATGTTGTGGCAAGAGCCATATATAGAGAGATACAAGAAGGTAGAGGAGTTAATGGAGGAGTTTATTTAGATGTCTCTCACTTACCAAGTGAGGTTATTGAAAAAAGGTTAGAAACAACCTTAAGGCAGTTTTTAAGGCTTGGGATAGATATTAGAAAAGAGCCTATGCTTGTCTCTCCTACAGCTCATCACTTCATGGGAGGGTTAAGGATAGATGAGCATTGCAAAACCAACATTGAAGGACTATTTGCCTGTGGAGAGGTTGCTGGAGGAGTTCATGGAGCTAATAGACTTGGAGGGAATGCCTTAGCTGACACTCAAGTCTTTGGAGCCATTGCTGGGAGGTCAGCTTTAGAGTTCATTGAAGATGAGAAAATAGAGAAAATTTATGTAGATATAGAATTACCAAGTGGAGAAGAGAAAGCTGAGAAATATATAGAGAAAGTGAAAAAATTGATGTGGAACCATGTCTCAATCATAAGAAATGAGGAAGGCTTAAAGAAAGCTTTGAAAGAGATTGAAAGTATAGATTTAGAGAATGTTGGAGGAAATTTACAAAAGTATTTTGAGCTAAAAAATATGATAACTGTTAGTAAGTTGGTTATAGAATCTGCTCTATATAGAAAAGAGAGTAGAGGAGCTCATTATAGGGAAGATTATCCTGAAACTAAGGAGGAGTGGAGAGGAAACATTATTATAAGAGAAAATAAAATTAAATTTGAAAAAAATAATTATGATGTTGAAGAATACTTAAAGAGGTTGTAG
- the cobA gene encoding uroporphyrinogen-III C-methyltransferase, which yields MKVYIVGAGPGDKELITLKALKLIKEADVIVYDDLIDKEILKEAKKDAELIYVGKRKGRHSFKQEEINRILVEKAKEGKKVVRLKGGDPFIFGRGGEEILELKKNNIPYEVVPGVSSAIAVPEVVGIPLTHRGVAKSVTITTGHEKEGEKKIDYSKFVADTLVILMGITNLENIVKELMKSRGEDEPIAIILKGFTKEQRVIKGTLKDIVEKAKDIEPPGIIVVGKVVNVLEGE from the coding sequence ATGAAAGTTTATATTGTTGGTGCTGGACCAGGAGATAAGGAGTTAATAACCCTAAAAGCTCTAAAATTAATAAAAGAGGCTGATGTTATAGTTTATGATGACTTAATTGATAAGGAAATTTTAAAAGAAGCTAAGAAAGATGCTGAGCTTATCTATGTTGGTAAGAGGAAAGGGAGGCATTCATTTAAGCAGGAGGAGATAAATAGAATATTAGTTGAGAAAGCTAAGGAAGGGAAAAAAGTTGTTAGATTAAAAGGAGGAGATCCCTTTATCTTTGGGAGAGGAGGGGAAGAGATTTTAGAGCTAAAGAAGAATAATATTCCCTATGAGGTAGTTCCAGGAGTTAGCTCAGCCATTGCTGTGCCTGAGGTTGTTGGAATTCCTTTAACACATAGAGGAGTAGCTAAGTCAGTAACTATAACAACAGGACATGAGAAAGAAGGGGAGAAGAAGATAGACTATAGTAAATTTGTGGCAGACACTTTAGTTATTCTTATGGGTATAACTAACTTAGAAAATATTGTTAAAGAGCTTATGAAAAGTAGAGGAGAGGATGAGCCAATAGCCATAATATTAAAGGGCTTCACAAAAGAGCAGAGGGTTATTAAAGGTACTTTAAAGGATATAGTTGAGAAAGCTAAAGATATAGAACCTCCAGGGATCATAGTGGTTGGGAAAGTTGTTAATGTCTTAGAAGGTGAGTAA
- a CDS encoding ATP-binding protein translates to MIVAVSGKGGVGKTAFTTLLVKALSKKNKNILVVDADPDSNLPDTLGVEVEKTVGDIREELKKIVESKKELPGGMSKLEFLKSKIYEILVETDNYDLLVMGRPEGSGCYCSVNNWLRQIIDELSKYYDYVIIDTEAGLEHLSRRTTQNVDLMIVVTDPSKRGLKTAERIKKLANELEVKFKDIYVVANKVKPEYEKLVEEYAKELNLKLIGKLPYNKEIAEYDLKGIPLWNLPEDNEAYKRVKEIVDKYL, encoded by the coding sequence ATGATAGTTGCAGTTAGTGGTAAGGGAGGAGTAGGAAAAACTGCTTTTACAACTTTGTTAGTTAAAGCTCTTTCAAAGAAAAATAAAAATATTTTGGTTGTTGATGCTGATCCAGACTCTAATCTTCCAGACACTCTTGGAGTTGAGGTAGAAAAGACAGTTGGAGATATTAGGGAGGAGTTAAAGAAGATTGTTGAGAGTAAAAAAGAGCTACCTGGAGGAATGTCAAAGTTAGAGTTTTTAAAGAGTAAAATTTATGAGATCTTGGTTGAGACTGATAACTATGATCTCTTAGTCATGGGAAGGCCTGAAGGTAGTGGCTGTTACTGTAGTGTCAATAACTGGCTTAGGCAAATTATAGATGAGCTCTCTAAGTATTATGACTATGTTATTATTGACACTGAAGCAGGCTTAGAGCATTTAAGTAGAAGAACTACACAGAATGTAGATTTAATGATAGTTGTAACTGATCCATCAAAGAGGGGTTTAAAAACAGCTGAGAGGATAAAGAAGTTGGCTAATGAGTTGGAAGTTAAGTTTAAAGATATCTATGTTGTAGCTAACAAGGTTAAGCCTGAATATGAGAAGTTGGTTGAAGAGTATGCAAAAGAGCTAAACTTAAAGTTGATTGGTAAGCTTCCATACAATAAGGAGATAGCTGAGTATGATTTAAAAGGCATTCCTCTATGGAACCTTCCTGAGGACAATGAAGCTTATAAGAGAGTTAAAGAGATTGTAGATAAGTATCTTTAA
- a CDS encoding ATP-binding cassette domain-containing protein, with product MLAVKVKDLVKKYNDRVVLNKVSFNVKKGEILGIVGRSGAGKSTLIKILRGSLDYDEGEVEILGRKENFKEVTAIHLQRNFALWAEPVINNVIRKLYAIKNNADESLPIEEEWEEYEREAIEILKLVGLEHKKDAFANILSGGEKQRLILARQITKLYLKREGVLLLDEPGTMACPASKQKLLDAIKNIRDKLEITVILTSHLPDVHEYLCDRAILLENGKVKMDGEVGEVLKEFLKDMKEPYKRKPNIKDKKIIEVKNVSKRYYVVHGGETLNLKNISFYVREGEIVSIIGPSGVGKTVLIRLMAGLELPDEGEIIVDGVNLKNFGWERVELRKRIGIMHQEFSLPYYQTVENLLKYRLGLKGEKAIAHAKALAKELNLSEKIVDSLYQLIDLPESERISKLQKLGLSEEIIYKLFPPIVEDFNPEDILEALDLSKEILKKKVSELSGGEKVRVAIALELITKPKILFLDEPFGDLDPITLRDVANYLKKINEKFGTTIVLVSHHIDFIKEISDRAILLDRSEVKEGKPEEICEEFIKKSEAKFMS from the coding sequence ATGTTGGCTGTCAAAGTTAAAGATTTAGTTAAGAAGTACAATGATAGAGTAGTTCTAAATAAAGTCAGCTTCAATGTTAAGAAAGGAGAAATCTTAGGGATTGTTGGAAGAAGTGGAGCTGGGAAGAGTACATTAATTAAAATTTTAAGAGGCTCCTTAGATTATGATGAGGGAGAGGTTGAAATTTTAGGAAGGAAAGAAAACTTTAAAGAAGTTACAGCCATTCACTTACAGAGAAATTTTGCCCTCTGGGCAGAGCCAGTTATAAACAATGTGATAAGAAAGTTGTATGCTATAAAAAATAATGCTGATGAATCTCTACCTATTGAGGAAGAGTGGGAAGAGTATGAGAGGGAGGCTATAGAGATCTTAAAGTTGGTTGGCTTAGAGCATAAGAAGGATGCCTTTGCAAATATATTAAGTGGTGGAGAGAAACAGAGGCTAATATTAGCAAGACAGATAACTAAGCTCTATTTAAAGAGAGAGGGAGTTTTACTATTGGATGAGCCAGGAACAATGGCTTGCCCAGCCTCTAAGCAGAAGTTATTAGATGCTATAAAAAATATTAGGGATAAGTTAGAGATCACAGTTATCTTAACCTCTCACCTACCAGATGTTCATGAGTATCTTTGTGATAGAGCCATTCTTTTAGAAAATGGAAAAGTTAAAATGGATGGAGAAGTTGGAGAAGTGCTAAAAGAATTTTTAAAGGATATGAAAGAGCCATATAAGAGGAAACCAAATATAAAGGATAAAAAGATAATAGAGGTTAAAAATGTCTCTAAGAGATACTATGTTGTCCATGGAGGGGAAACACTAAATTTAAAGAACATCTCTTTCTATGTAAGAGAGGGAGAAATAGTTTCTATCATTGGCCCAAGTGGTGTAGGGAAAACAGTTCTCATTAGACTAATGGCTGGTTTAGAGTTGCCAGATGAGGGGGAGATAATAGTTGATGGTGTTAACCTTAAAAACTTTGGTTGGGAGAGGGTAGAGTTAAGGAAAAGGATAGGAATAATGCATCAAGAATTTTCTCTCCCTTACTATCAAACAGTTGAGAATCTTTTAAAATATAGGTTAGGGTTAAAGGGAGAAAAGGCTATAGCTCATGCAAAGGCATTAGCTAAAGAGCTAAACCTCTCAGAGAAGATTGTTGATTCTCTTTATCAGTTAATAGATCTTCCAGAATCTGAAAGGATTTCCAAGTTACAAAAGCTTGGCTTGAGTGAAGAGATAATTTATAAACTTTTCCCTCCAATTGTTGAAGACTTTAATCCAGAAGATATTTTAGAGGCTTTAGATCTAAGTAAGGAAATCTTAAAGAAGAAGGTTTCTGAGCTTAGTGGTGGAGAGAAGGTTAGAGTAGCTATAGCCTTGGAGTTAATAACTAAGCCTAAAATCTTGTTCTTAGATGAGCCATTTGGAGACCTTGATCCAATAACTTTAAGAGATGTAGCCAACTATTTAAAAAAGATCAATGAAAAATTTGGGACAACTATAGTGTTGGTTTCTCATCATATTGACTTTATAAAGGAGATTAGTGATAGAGCCATCTTACTTGATAGAAGTGAGGTAAAAGAAGGGAAGCCAGAAGAGATCTGTGAAGAGTTCATAAAGAAAAGTGAAGCCAAGTTTATGAGTTAA
- a CDS encoding PIP-CTERM sorting domain-containing protein produces MKCNRILIFLLFIIFNLHLISGEIYWIHPNTMNITNSTGGTEFKVNSTINFTAKAFDSFSNSVLVNGSIKWDFGDLTETEYGKEIKITHKYSFPFIYPVAWCGYLNNSGISKAITYNWIEVGDVKNIKYIFNGSPSNQWEVIYNKSKNLTVIKYPFKDEVNYEFKGIRLGSDTVKINYSPSIIVEGDEVQFNFSINRKIIFCLWSFGDGTFSFEESPNHTYNNPGIYFPRVLVVDDEGYVYVGYCEIYVNRPIGGYFEPIRNENYVWNSSMDEESKNVEDIYAMVYKVGDTIYFKPAESRDYISYDFGDGSSVIYSTNNEFNHTYKFPFIYPICWMGANYSYYYKIIAYSATLDYLVVDDVGNTLYKIIPTNEDRESYFKSYDKRNHIVELYSKAINKPITLKLKLNTHYDVVVRANKSDVGIKYSFEYPYGTPVLVFWSFGDGSYSLNLSPVHRYADNKKYQAFVMVIDSNGIVSVGYGPIVKGNSIIDSMLYVEPTIVKPNQRIYIYYYNYPNYDYLDLYFLDYGKNTLRNFNDLNLVPTPNITENDHVTYYLYYYYIEYTNFFIYKIYVKFLNVSFKIPWEGIYYVKGHDPGGTFIPRKIIVIDNKNPVAELFIYPDPAPYTDEITFNPLNSYDPDANRILENSGGEIIPPNSPAAKIYGFNITVYDSSGNIVFSYKDNYLHTVTHRFEPGNYTAVLTVWDGMGGIGNITKRFEVIDNPPVADFYWIPNIPRVDERVYLYSTSYDPNNDIVNIVWNINNNTYENVTTLLYKFKTPGVHDVTLTVTDRYNKSSSVTKEITVVGIRANFIYRYINNNTVEFESISAVYPGNITKYIWDFGDGTSEETSNPIITHRYNRSGVYLVTLTIYSNTGLSDRVSKIVYITPSAILYPKADFNYITYNNLTVLFNASSSYSPNGNITKYIWDFGDGTSEETSNPTITHRYNRSGVYLVTLTVIDNKGLSDTCSKSIYIHSNEGLNVPIPIYIKLLSVVTTILFILRYIRWIK; encoded by the coding sequence ATGAAGTGTAATAGAATATTAATATTTTTGTTATTTATAATATTTAATTTACATTTAATTTCTGGAGAGATTTATTGGATACATCCAAATACTATGAATATTACTAACTCTACTGGAGGTACTGAATTTAAAGTTAACTCTACAATTAACTTTACAGCTAAAGCTTTTGATAGTTTTAGTAATTCAGTGTTAGTTAATGGTTCTATAAAATGGGATTTTGGAGATTTAACTGAAACTGAATATGGAAAAGAAATTAAAATTACCCATAAATATAGTTTCCCATTTATTTATCCTGTAGCTTGGTGTGGATATTTAAACAATTCTGGAATTTCTAAAGCTATAACTTATAATTGGATAGAGGTTGGAGATGTAAAAAATATTAAATATATATTTAATGGCTCACCAAGTAACCAATGGGAGGTTATTTATAATAAGTCCAAAAACTTAACTGTAATAAAATATCCATTTAAAGATGAAGTTAATTATGAATTTAAAGGAATTAGGTTAGGTTCAGACACTGTAAAAATAAATTATTCTCCTTCTATTATAGTGGAAGGTGATGAAGTACAATTTAATTTCTCCATAAATAGGAAAATAATCTTTTGTCTATGGTCTTTTGGAGATGGAACATTCTCTTTTGAAGAATCTCCAAATCATACTTATAATAATCCAGGAATTTATTTCCCAAGAGTTTTAGTAGTTGATGATGAAGGTTACGTCTATGTTGGTTATTGTGAAATATATGTAAATAGACCTATTGGAGGATATTTTGAACCTATTAGGAATGAAAATTATGTCTGGAATAGTTCTATGGATGAAGAGTCTAAAAATGTAGAAGATATCTACGCTATGGTTTATAAGGTTGGAGATACAATATATTTTAAACCTGCTGAAAGTAGGGACTATATATCTTATGATTTTGGAGATGGATCTTCAGTTATTTATTCAACTAATAACGAATTTAACCATACTTATAAATTTCCATTTATTTATCCAATATGTTGGATGGGTGCTAATTATAGTTATTATTATAAAATAATCGCATATTCAGCAACTTTAGATTATTTAGTGGTTGATGATGTCGGTAACACATTGTATAAGATTATTCCAACTAATGAAGATAGAGAAAGTTATTTTAAATCTTATGATAAAAGAAATCATATTGTGGAACTTTATTCTAAAGCAATAAATAAGCCTATAACCCTTAAATTAAAATTAAACACTCATTATGATGTTGTAGTTAGAGCTAATAAATCTGATGTAGGAATAAAATATAGTTTTGAGTATCCTTATGGAACTCCAGTTTTGGTCTTTTGGAGTTTTGGAGATGGAAGTTATTCTTTAAATTTAAGTCCTGTACATCGCTATGCTGATAATAAAAAGTATCAAGCATTTGTTATGGTTATTGATAGTAATGGAATAGTTTCTGTAGGTTATGGCCCAATAGTTAAAGGAAACTCTATAATTGACTCTATGCTTTATGTTGAGCCTACAATAGTTAAACCTAATCAAAGAATATATATTTATTATTATAATTATCCAAATTATGATTATTTAGATTTATATTTCTTAGATTATGGTAAAAACACATTAAGAAATTTTAATGATTTAAATCTAGTCCCTACACCAAATATTACAGAAAATGACCACGTAACATATTATTTATATTATTATTATATAGAATATACAAATTTTTTTATATATAAAATATACGTTAAATTTTTGAACGTATCCTTTAAAATTCCATGGGAAGGTATTTATTATGTAAAAGGACATGATCCTGGAGGAACCTTTATACCGAGAAAAATAATAGTTATAGATAACAAAAATCCTGTTGCAGAATTGTTTATTTACCCAGATCCTGCTCCATATACTGATGAAATAACATTTAATCCTTTAAATAGTTATGATCCTGATGCCAATAGGATTTTAGAGAATAGTGGTGGAGAAATAATTCCACCTAACTCTCCAGCGGCTAAAATATATGGATTTAACATTACAGTCTATGATTCATCTGGTAATATAGTATTTAGTTATAAAGATAACTATTTACATACTGTAACTCATAGATTTGAGCCTGGAAATTATACAGCTGTATTAACTGTATGGGATGGGATGGGAGGAATTGGAAACATAACAAAGAGATTTGAAGTTATTGATAATCCTCCTGTAGCTGATTTCTACTGGATTCCAAATATTCCAAGAGTTGATGAGCGTGTTTATCTTTATTCAACATCGTATGATCCAAATAACGATATTGTTAATATAGTTTGGAATATTAATAATAATACATATGAAAATGTAACAACATTACTATATAAATTTAAAACTCCTGGAGTTCATGATGTAACATTGACTGTTACAGATAGATATAATAAATCATCATCTGTAACAAAAGAAATAACAGTTGTTGGAATAAGAGCTAACTTTATATATAGATATATTAATAACAATACAGTAGAATTTGAAAGTATATCTGCAGTTTATCCCGGCAACATAACCAAATACATCTGGGATTTTGGAGATGGAACTTCTGAAGAAACTAGTAATCCAATTATAACACATAGATATAATAGATCTGGAGTTTATTTAGTAACTTTAACTATATATTCCAATACAGGATTATCAGATAGAGTATCTAAAATTGTATATATAACTCCATCTGCTATATTATATCCAAAGGCGGACTTTAATTACATAACTTACAATAACTTAACGGTTTTGTTTAATGCTTCTTCATCTTACTCTCCAAACGGTAATATAACCAAATACATCTGGGATTTTGGAGATGGAACTTCTGAAGAAACTAGTAATCCAACTATAACTCATAGATATAATAGATCTGGAGTTTATTTAGTAACTTTAACTGTTATTGATAATAAAGGTTTATCTGACACTTGTAGTAAATCTATATATATTCATAGTAATGAGGGTTTAAACGTTCCTATACCAATATATATAAAATTATTGTCAGTTGTCACTACAATACTATTTATCCTTAGATATATTAGGTGGATTAAATGA
- a CDS encoding class III signal peptide domain-containing protein, archaeosortase D/PIP-CTERM system-associated has product MNRGQISLEFAIFFALIVATAAIAGFYYLKMTSFGSASAKNTVGSTESKMATETVRRVENVREAIGR; this is encoded by the coding sequence ATGAATAGAGGACAAATTTCTTTAGAGTTTGCTATATTTTTTGCTCTTATTGTAGCTACTGCTGCAATAGCTGGATTTTATTATCTTAAAATGACATCTTTTGGCTCAGCATCAGCTAAAAATACTGTAGGTTCCACTGAGAGTAAAATGGCTACTGAGACTGTTAGGAGAGTAGAAAATGTTAGGGAAGCAATTGGAAGATAA
- the artD gene encoding archaeosortase D — translation MLGKQLEDKKYLINFIIYFLIIYFVFQYFLEDFFIRLLANITSHIINTNTIGNIIIFKDKIFVVSPACSGVFELSLLLSFILSTLKVKLKYKVIYGVFSLIIFSISNIGRIVLIILYSDSKDYLFIHNLISFILYPVILALNFIWILILKKLNVISS, via the coding sequence ATGTTAGGGAAGCAATTGGAAGATAAAAAATATTTAATAAATTTTATAATTTACTTTTTAATAATTTATTTTGTTTTTCAATACTTTTTAGAAGACTTTTTTATAAGGTTGTTAGCCAATATTACAAGCCATATAATAAATACAAATACAATTGGGAATATAATAATATTCAAAGACAAAATTTTTGTAGTTTCCCCAGCCTGCTCTGGAGTGTTTGAGCTTTCATTGTTACTATCTTTTATTCTCTCTACACTAAAAGTTAAGTTAAAGTACAAAGTTATATATGGAGTATTTAGTTTAATAATATTTAGCATTTCCAATATAGGAAGGATTGTTCTTATTATTCTATATTCAGATTCTAAAGACTATTTATTTATTCATAATTTAATAAGCTTTATTTTATATCCTGTTATTTTAGCTCTAAACTTTATTTGGATACTTATCCTAAAAAAGTTAAATGTGATCTCCTCATGA